The window TAAGATTGCATGGTTTTTCAAGAATTGccattattttacttttagcAAACAATAAACATCCATGTTCCTGATCTTATCTTTATCATGATTTAGATTTCCATAAACCTTGTAATACAAGTTGcaaataagtaaataaagatATTGCAATTTGAAGCATGCCAATATGAGGACTTCTCTGTGCACAATTAAACAGGTTATTGCCCATATATGTCCCACAAAATTGGGGTCCAAAAGAGAGAATTGGAAGATAGTCTTACCCTTGAACATTTCCTTTTTTCGAATATGAATTATTGTAAGAAGGATTCCTGTTTATATTTCTAGCTTTGACGGGTTTTgtcttcatgttttttcaggTTGTCTTTTTGGCCATAGTATTTAGCTGTTGTAGTAAGAATGAAACACATGTTGAAGCTTTTCCAACACGTTACTTGGTTTCAGCCAATACTTGTATTACTGCACCCAACATTTCCTTTTGGTTTGCTTTCCCATTTGCACAAGGGCCATTATTATCCTCTGCATATCATCATCTGAATATCGTTGAACATTTAGATTGTCTGATAAGGAATCTTTCGAGATTTTATCTTCTAGAATGAAACAGGTCATGTTAGTGAGTTCTAGCATTTAGAATCCAAAAACATGATGGGCTTGGTCTCAACTTGAGAATCATGGGCAAGCGATAGAATAAAGCGTAAGCACAACTACAGTTAAGGAATCAAACTATGAAAGCATCAGCAGGACTAGCTATTTGGTAAGTTCTGCCATGTTACCTTTGCAAACAGAAAGCATAACCTGGATagattgaaaaacaagattCATCTGTACACAGCTCCAATCTTGATATATACTATTACAATGCCAAATGTCATAATTTACAGATGAATAATTAACTACAATGATACAGAACAAGAATTTGATAGCTATCGCTTGttgtttattgaatttattagcTTGTGATAATATGATCGAAACACAGCAGAAATAAGAATCTGTACAGAAAGCAATAGAGAAATGCATACACAAGTTGAGCAGCTCATGCGACTGGCAATATTGCAGCACCTCCAAAGTTTAAAAGCACTCCTGGTGGTTTAATTTGAAGGGAAGGGCTAATAGTCAGCAAATCAATGAAGCAGTTTACAGGAACTCTGGTTCCCCATACATTGATTGATTCGAGTTTTCGGCATTTATTTACTAGATTAAGAAGCCCAATTTCTGTTACATGGCGGCAGCTCCATAGGACAATGCtctagaaagaaagaagagatgtAAAGTCATTTCCAATAAGATTACTTTCTGTAGACCATGATTAATATCAGTTCAGCTAGATTTCATTGCCTTAAAGCAGTTCAAACTCTAGACtacgatgattttttttaaaaaaaaaattcacacaaattaaaaatatttatggaataatacaattttttttttaaaaaatttaaatagcaTATTTTTAACCTATCACAAATCTAAATTGCAACAACTTAttatatcatgattttaaataGCGTTATGTTGCAAAATTAAACTTCAACCTCTCTCCTTAATGTCACGTTTTATAAAGAAAGAATGAACTTTCTTTTAAATGCACAAACATAAATTAtgctattttaataataataataaaaattacctaaaattttaaattttctatagCCCAAAATAGCCCAATCCCAGCCTTATTGAGGGGACGGTAAAGGAATACTTTCTAGAGATATGAAGTGTGATTGTAAACAAAGAACTTTTGAGATTCTTAAATTGAGGCCAAAAGTAAGTAGTTGCGCAGGAGGCTGAGGTAGATAATGGCCAACAGCGACCCAGAATATGTTATGAAATGGTTCAGGTATGCAGTGTGCTTCACTCTAAGATTGCATGGTTTTTCAAGAATTGccattattttacttttagcAAACAATAAACATCCATGTTCCTGATCTTATCTTTATCATGATTTAGATTTCCATAAACCTTGTAATACAAGTTGcaaataagtaaataaagatATTGCAATTTGAAGCATGCCAATATGAGGACTTCTCTGTGCACAATTAAACAGGTTATTGCCCATATATGTCCCACAAAATTGGGGTCCAAAAGAGAGAATTGGAAGATAGTCTTACCCTTGAACATTTCCTTTTTTCGAATATGAATTATTGTAAGAAGGATTCCTGTTTATATTTCTAGCTTTGACGGGTTTTgtcttcatgttttttcaggTTGTCTTTTTGGCCATAGTATTTAGCTGTTGTAGTAAGAATGAAACACATGTTGAAGCTTTTCCAACACGTTACTTGGTTTCAGCCAATACTTGTATTACTGCACCCAACATTTCCTTTTGGTTTGCTTTCCCATTTGCACAAGGGCCATTATTATCCTCTGCATATCATCATCTGAATATCGTTGAACATTTAGATTGTCTGATAAGGAATCTTTCGAGATTTTATCTTCTAGAATGAAACAGGTCATGTTAGTGAGTTCTAGCATTTAGAATCCAAAAACATGATGGGCTTGGTCTCAACTTGAGAATCATGGGCAAGCGATAGAATAAAGCGTAAGCACAACTACAGTTAAGGAATCAAACTATGAAAGCATCAGCAGGACTAGCTATTTGGTAAGTTCTGCCATGTTACCTTTGCAAACAGAAAGCATAACCTGGATagattgaaaaacaagattCATCTGTACACAGCTCCAATCTTGATATATACTATTACAATGCCAAATGTCATAATTTACAGATGAATAATTAACTACAATGATACAGAACAAGAATTTGATAGCTATCGCTTGttgtttattgaatttattagcTTGTGATAATATGATCGAAACACAGCAGAAATAAGAATCTGTACAGAAAGCAATAGAGAAATGCATACACAAGTTGAGCAGCTCATGCGACTGGCAATATTGCAGCACCTCCAAAGTTTAAAAGCACTCCTGGTGGTTTAATTTGAAGGGAAGGGCTAATAGTCAGCAAATCAATGAAGCAGTTTACAGGAACTCTGGTTCCCCATACATTGATTGATTCGAGTTTTCGGCATTTATTTACTAGATTAAGAAGCCCAATTTCTGTTACATGGCGGCAGCTCCATAGGACAATGCtctagaaagaaagaagagatgtAAAGTCATTTCCAATAAGATTACTTTCTGTAGACCATGATTAATATCAGTTCAGCTAGATTTCATTGCCTTAAAGCAGTTCAAACTCTAGACtacgatgattttttttaaaaaaaaaattcacacaaattaaaaatatttatggaataatacaatttttttttaaaaaaatttaaatagcaTATTTTTAACCTATCACAAATCTAAATTGCAACAACTTAttatatcatgattttaaataGCGTTATGTTGCAAAATTAAACTTCAACCTCTCTCCTTAATGTCACGTTTTATAAAGAAAGAATGAACTTTCTTTTAAATGCACAAACATAAATTAtgctattttaataataataataaaaattacctaaaattttaaattttctatagCCCAAAATAGCCCAATCCCACTAGAAAAATAACATGGAAGCATCTAAAACGTGGACAAATGTTAGCGGACATTGGTGTCCAAAACGGGCATCGGGGTAATGTCAGCAGGAAACGCACCTTTAAACGTGGACAGCTATCTGCAATAGCAAATAAAGACTCATCTGTGACAAATGTACCACCAATGTTCAGGTGTTGCAATGAATTAGCCCTTGAAATCTGTTGAAAAACGAAGCAAACTATGAAATATAGCAACACGCCTCTAGGTTGAATTATTTCGCATGATTGCTTGTAGACTACTACTAGCACAGACATCAAAGCTTAACACATGAATGCTCAGCGGCAAAGTTATATTTATCGTTTTGAAGAAGCTATTATCACATACCAGTTGAACAACACCCCTGTCAGTGATCCTGGCCATGCCCCATAGAGATATGGATGTCAAGTTGCCAATACAATTTGCCAGAGAAATTTGATACAGTCCATTGTCAGTTATCTGGCAATCCCAACGGCTCCTAGAACTGAAAATAGAATAGGAAAATGAGAAAGTATTTTCAAGCTCCAGATAACGAATTTCAACCATTACATATATTCAACACAGTTAATCATCAACATTAAAATAGCCCTTGAATACATAATAGGATTGGAAGGATTAAAATTCCCACTACTATAAAAGGCTCAGGCTGTTCTATGCATTATTGTTCACTGGGCATTTCTCCAGCCATTCACAATATCTATGATCTCAAAAGACATTGAAGATAGAGACCTAACTGCTTATGCTTGAGTCTTTCAAGAAATGCTCAAATTTATAGGAATCATGTCATGCAACTACCATGGCAAATGATCACACATGGAAAAACTGAAAATCAGTCTCAGATATCCTCCGCCTAATCTCATAAAACCCAAAATCATAAACGAAAAAAGAAACCAACTTTCATGATCTCTTGCAAACATTGGTTTCTTCTACTGAACAAAGTTCCgattttttaatggtttaatTAACAATCAGAGAAAGACCCATCAAACAAAAACCACCACTGagttcattaataaaaaaaaaaaaatagtgtctCGATCATTATTTGAAATAGCAAGGTCCGGACAGAGGGAAAGAGGAACAGAGACATACATGTCAAGTTCTTTGAGGTTGTAAGCAAGGCGTACAAGACGGGTAGTGGAATCATCATCCATCTTCCAACCAGCAAAGCTCATACTGTTTCTTTGAGCTAAAGATTGCTTCACCCCTTCTTTCCATTTCCTGCAGACACTACTTGCCTGGGCTAAATCAGTGAAGGAAATGATGAAACCAAATATGTAAGCCACTAAGTCTATTGGTA is drawn from Populus nigra chromosome 5, ddPopNigr1.1, whole genome shotgun sequence and contains these coding sequences:
- the LOC133695183 gene encoding F-box protein At5g67140-like produces the protein MEREEAEIDRLPIDLVAYIFGFIISFTDLAQASSVCRKWKEGVKQSLAQRNSMSFAGWKMDDDSTTRLVRLAYNLKELDISRSRWDCQITDNGLYQISLANCIGNLTSISLWGMARITDRGVVQLISRANSLQHLNIGGTFVTDESLFAIADSCPRLKSIVLWSCRHVTEIGLLNLVNKCRKLESINVWGTRVPVNCFIDLLTISPSLQIKPPGVLLNFGGAAILPVA